The Vibrio ishigakensis genome has a window encoding:
- a CDS encoding ABC transporter permease produces the protein MGLFSEWRRAWQDKWLFASLTWAPILVVGLVWWIFSSSIARDLPVGIVDHESSAMSAEFVRFLDATDTLTVSGYYPSEQEAAKALRGGDIYAYVSIPLDFDRDVYLSNPPQVSVLYNSQFILVGKLINSAVLKATGTFDVMVETGKNLSKGNALTKSALGQAVSVQTQITPLFNLNSNYAQFLVSAIVPAIWQITIFVSTILALGMHQRLGTFSRDFTAKQLFPILACYVPIFLGLGVAFLLWMYGVLGWPMQGSFLVLTLGQLITVIACMLVAALFFFVTMDPARAMSLAAALTAPSFAFMGVTFPATDMNHLALIWRSLLPISHYIEMQISQVSYGADAITSISHLTPMLAYLLVAVLLYRVVPKKVAQ, from the coding sequence ATGGGATTGTTCTCTGAATGGCGAAGAGCCTGGCAAGATAAATGGCTGTTCGCCTCACTTACTTGGGCACCGATTCTGGTGGTGGGGTTAGTGTGGTGGATCTTCTCTAGCAGTATTGCTCGAGACCTACCTGTAGGCATCGTAGACCATGAGTCCAGTGCTATGTCAGCCGAATTTGTACGTTTTCTAGATGCGACCGACACCTTGACCGTGAGTGGCTATTACCCTAGTGAGCAAGAAGCAGCAAAGGCTCTGCGAGGCGGGGATATCTATGCCTACGTTTCGATCCCCCTAGATTTTGACCGAGACGTATATCTCTCCAATCCTCCACAGGTATCGGTGCTGTATAACAGTCAATTTATCTTGGTGGGTAAGCTGATCAATTCTGCAGTGTTGAAGGCTACAGGCACCTTCGATGTCATGGTCGAGACCGGTAAGAATCTATCTAAAGGCAACGCTTTAACCAAGAGCGCTTTGGGCCAGGCGGTATCGGTACAAACCCAGATCACGCCGCTGTTTAACCTCAATAGCAACTACGCCCAGTTCTTGGTTTCGGCAATAGTGCCAGCCATTTGGCAGATCACCATCTTTGTCAGCACGATACTGGCTTTAGGAATGCATCAGCGTCTCGGTACCTTTAGTCGAGACTTCACAGCTAAACAGTTATTCCCGATCTTAGCTTGCTATGTGCCGATATTTCTTGGTTTAGGCGTGGCCTTCCTGCTGTGGATGTATGGAGTACTTGGCTGGCCGATGCAGGGCAGTTTTTTGGTGTTGACGCTGGGACAGTTGATTACCGTTATCGCCTGTATGCTGGTGGCAGCACTGTTCTTCTTTGTCACTATGGATCCTGCCCGTGCCATGAGCCTTGCAGCTGCCTTAACAGCACCGAGTTTCGCCTTTATGGGGGTGACCTTCCCGGCAACGGACATGAACCATCTGGCGCTTATTTGGCGTAGTTTGCTTCCTATAAGTCACTATATTGAGATGCAGATAAGTCAGGTTTCATACGGTGCGGATGCCATTACCTCTATCTCACACCTAACTCCTATGCTGGCTTACCTGCTGGTGGCTGTGCTTCTGTATCGAGTTGTTCCTAAGAAGGTGGCGCAATGA